The nucleotide window CCGAGCGGCCACCGGCGTGCAGctgaagacggagcggggagagccgagcggccgaagacggagcggggagagccgagcggcCGCCGGCGTGCAGctgaagacggagcggggagagccaaGCGGCCGCCGGCGTGcagccgaagacggagcggggagagccaaGTGGCCGCCGGCGTGcagccgaagacggagcggggagagctgaCCTGCCGCCGAAGAATGAAAGGTCCAGGAGCGCTGCTGCCGACGTACTGGCGGTGCTCCTCCTGCCGCACACCCCCATGGATGGTCTTGCGCGCATCCCattttggagaccactgccctagaggACCTCAGAGCAAGAggattggatcaggcccatctcCAGTTATTCATGAGGGAACACGCCCTAGAGAGATTTGTTACCGTTTACAAACAGGCATTTCTCCCCATGTTTCTTTGCACAtcatttaaaacacatttctctctctctctctctattttaattttctcacccttccccccgtgTTTCTTTACCCTCCTCAGGGCTGGTGCTACTTACCAGCCATTGGTTTTGCAGTCCTGGGCCTCACACTAACTGTAATCACCTCTCTCCCTAGGCAAGGTGAGCCGCCCACTCGGGGCACAAAGGGTTAGGTCAGGCCCCAGGAGGGAAAGGGTGAGGTTGTAACATCGCAGTCGGGATGTCATTGATTCTGGTGACATCACGTCCAGTGACATCATCACATCATCCCCCTCTCTCGCTCAGTTTCTTGTCTCGTCCATTGGCCTCCTTTTGACAGAGGCTAGAGGTATTACGATGTTTGCAAAGCAGCTGACGGCCTGCTCCGCACACAGCGTTTGTGCTGGTACGGCAGCTCAGGCGGTGTGGTGCTACCGTaaaccacacacctcctgggtgtggtgctctgtcccatccagtggctccaagaccacttagagagagagagaaaatgagtctgctctacagccttggcTAGCAGCCAGGATTATTAGGGGTATTACAGTAACTCCTAGGAGCCCCAGCCCGTGCCAGGCACTGTGTATTATTATTTGTTCGGTAGATAAATTAAacagtcaccaggaccagatggcaatCACAAGCCTataagcagtgatgagctgccaaaatcttaacaaccggttcccaaTACAAAATTCTGGGTTAAGGgctgtgccccagtatgtattttttgtaccagtagggttaccatacgtctgtattttctgtggctgaaggcaggggctggctccaggcaggggtgcgggggtggctgaaggcaggggctggctgcgggcagggggtgcggcaggggctggctgcaggcagggggtgcggaggtggctggaggcaggggcttgctatgggcagggcagtgggtgcggcagggggtggctggaggcaggggctggctgtgggcagggggtgcggcaggggtggctgcagccggggtgcaggggtggctggaggcaggggctggctgcaggcaaggggtgcgggggtggctggaggcagggcagggggggcggcggggcgctggctggctgcgggcagggggtgaggggctggctgcgggcagggcagggggtgcgacagggggctggctgcaggcagggcagggggtacagggctggctgcgggcagggcaggggatgcagggctggctgcgggcagggggtgcagggctggctgtgggcagggcagggggtgcggcggggggctggctgcgggcagggcaagggctggctgtgggcagggtggtgggtgctcacggggagagcagctcggagcagcccgagcagcaggacacagcccaggcccagcagagcagccggggacccaccaggcagcatcgggagccccagggccaggggtcgggggagcagcagcaacagggctcgtgGCCAGGGCCCggtggcagcccacatggctcccgcagcgcagcgcccccagcggccagaggaggaattacatcacttcccggctggagcccatcaaagcctcagcgccccctgcagggaagcgggttaacaacctgttctaaaactgcttcaaaatttaacaactggttcgggcgaactggtgcgaactggctccagctcagcaCTGCCtacaagcctaacttcagtaccaggcaaactggtagAAACTACAgaaagaacagaatcatcagacacacacatgaacacaatctgttggggaagagtcaacatggcttttgtaaaggacaatcgtgcctcaccaatctacagTGTTAGAATGCTTTGAGGGTGTCAACGAGCAGGGagacaaggatgatccaggggatacagtgtacttggattttcaggaagcctttgacaagttccctcaccaaaggctcttatgcaaagtaagcagtcatgggataagagggaaggtcctcccatggatcagtaactggttaaaagacaggaaacaaagagtaggaataaatggtcagttttcgcaATGAAGAGAGGTGAATactggggtcccccaaggatctgcatgaggaccagggctgttcaacatattcattaatgacccagaaaaagaggtaaactgggaggtggcaacatttgcaaacaacacaaaatgactcaagagagttaagtctAAAGCCGACTGCCAAGacctacaaagggatctcacagaacCGGGCGACTGGGCAAccaaatggcagctgaaattcaatgttgataaattcaaagtaatgtgCATTGGAAAAACTAATTCCAATTAtataggggttctcaaactgggggttgggatccCTCagggttattacatggggggtcgcgagctgtcagcctccaccccaaaccccactttgcatccagcatttataatggtgttaaacatagaaaaagtgtttttaattgataagggaggtcacattcagaggcttgctactTGAAAAGGGTAACCAGTAAAAAAGCTGGAGAACCACtgcaattatacatataaaacgatagggtctaaattagaagttaccactcaagaacaatcctggagtcactgtggacagttctctgaaaacatctgctcgatgtgcagcagcagtcagaaaagcgaactgaatgttgggcatcattaagaaagggatagataagaagacagaaaagatcatgttgcctctatataaatccatggtacgcccacacctggaatactgcatgcagttctgatcaccTCATCTCATAAAAGATGCATTAGAActagaaaaagtacagagaaacgcaacaaaaatgattcgggggatggaacagcttccacaggaggagagattaaaaagactgagagtGTCCAGTTTGGAAGAAAGATGACTGAAGGAGGATacgatggaggtctataaaatcatgcctggggTGGCAAAATTGAATACAAAGTGTTACTTACCCTCTTCTAATAACACAAGAACCATgggacacccaatgaaattaacaggcaggtttaaaacaaacaaaaagaagtacttcttcacacaacgcagagtcaacctgtggaactccttgctatgggatgttgtgaaggccaacagcataactgggttcaaaagagaattagatcggttcatagaggatagatcattcaatggctattagccatgatcaGAGATGCAACTCCGTGCTACAGGTgcccctaaacctccaactgtcaGAAGCTGGCACTGGACGACAGGAGATGGTCACTTGAAATTGTCTTGATCTGTTTGTTCCCTCagaagcatctagcactggccacggtcagaagacaggatactgggctagatggaccattgggctgacccagtacGGCTGTTCTTATGTGTGTATgcaggtgtattacggtagcactgAGGAACCCCAGGCATGGACCAGGGCCTCACTGTGCCAGGTGctatacattatttattaggtgtattacggtagcacctaggcCCCTCAGCCATGGACCGCTCCCTCCCCTAATCCCcatgctaggtgctgcacaaaccatTGATCTAGCCCCCAGCTGACACCCCCTTGTGCGATTCTGTACAGGTAAAAGCTAGATGGCCCAGTGACATGTTAAGAAGCGAGGGAGCTCTGGCCGGGTCTCTGCTGGGGGGGTGCCCAGTGCTGGGAGTCATACTGCAGCAGCAAGCGGCCCGAATTCTCATCCCGTTGATGCCGCTGCCCACACAAGCTGCCACTGAACAATGCTCCACACGACCAGGCAACCGCAAGGGGAGGGGAGCGAACGGCCGGCGCTGGATTCCATGGTCTGGGTCACAGGCTGCCTCCTCTCACCTAGGGCCACGTCCCCATGCCCCCCCGCAGATCGGTGCAGAAGCTGCCTTCATGTGGCAATTGGTGCCCAATAGCCTCCTGCTGAAGTTACTGAGGGCTCCCACCCTTGCATAGGAGAGGCCCAGGGTGGCACAGCCGGGGAGGGGAGCTCGTACACCCAGGGGGGCCGAGTTAGGAAGTCCTTTAGAAGAACTGGATGGAGTCTCACACGCAGGGGCCAGTTGGGCTATGCATTGCTGGGGGCGACACTGCAGGCCTGGCTAGCACAGCCCTCCACTCACcagtatggtgaattggaaaccGGTTCAGTTACAAGCCATCTCTTTAAGCAGGAGGGACCAGGAAGCATCAGGATGTTGCagctggtgcagcagcagcagggactcAGTGGAGCTGGCTAAAGCACGCTACCTCAGCAGGATGCAAACCCCTGGCAAGAGCCCCCAGGCATGGCAACAGCCAGGCACGCCTTAGTCAGGCTACAGTTTTTATTGGGGGATGTTTGGGGGGAGATTGGGCAGCTCCCCCTTACAGGAACTGGGCAGGGGTTACATGGAATAGGAGCAGACAGGAATCGTGAGTCCCCAGCACAGTGCGTGCAGTGCCCTGCACTGAGGGCAGGGCCACGGGGCCAGCTGGCTGCTGTGTCTGCATGGAAGGACAAGGTCTGAGCGCCGGAGCATCTGGAGCCACCATGCAGGCCTCCACCAGCCTGGACCCCTCACTTCTCCTTGTGCTCGATGAGCCCCTTGGCAATCAGGTCCGGGATCTCCACTGCCAGCCATGGTCCCAGCTGCAAGGCAAAGAGCACAGGGGGACGTGAGTGTAGCTCAGACACagactccccccatcccccccactgATGGAAACGCACCCCCAGGGCCATGAGATGGGCCAGCCCAAACTTGGGCACGTTCCTGGCCCACAGGGGCTTGAAGTGGTCAGTCAGGCAGATCTTCCCTCCCCTGCAAGAGACAAAAGAGATGTGAGGGAGAAGCCCTGGCCACGGGAGGCACTGAGGGGAGACAGAGCCCGGAGCCTGGCCCCGTGGGACCACGGGAGACGCGGAGGGGAGACAGAACCTGGCCCCGTGGGACCACGGGAGACATAGAGGGGAGACAGAGCCCAGAGCCTGGCATTGTGGGACCACAGGAGACACTGCCATAGGGGTGTCAAGCCCACTCAACCCCAGAAAGGAGCTGCAGCTCTCATAAGCCTGGCCCCATCCCGACACAGGGAAGCTTCCTCCGCCTCACCAGGACGCCCGGGGTTCCACTCAGACATGGCATCTCCTCCACTTCCTGTCCTGCATCAAGGGGCTGCTTTCCTGTGCTTTGAGCAACAtctgccatgttccaccccagaagcgGCTGCATCTACCAACAGCTGAGACTCCTCCCATAGCCTATACACGTCAGTGAGATGGAAGAAGCGATATAAAGACAGACCCAACCAAAGCCTAGGATCTGAGCCAGAAGCTCTGGTCCCTAGGGCCCGCAGAGAGTGGAGGTGGAAGCGGGCCAGGGCTGCCTGACCTGTACATCTTGGCGGTTTTCCCATCCAGCTCTGGAATGGCGATTTCAGGGGCGGTGGAAGGGTATGTGACAGGAATCTGCAAACACAAAAACCCGCTCAGTGTGCCCATGGTCATGCCAGCCCCCTCCACCCGCCCCACCCGCCCCTGTGAACAGAGAGCAGTATGCGTACCCTGAGTTCCCAGCTGCTGAGCTCTCTCTGCTCAGCCACAGCTGGGAGCACTGAGCCTAGGCCCCTTGTGAGCTCCCCAGTGAGTTTGCATTCCAGATGCTGAAGTGGAAGCTCGTGGGTAGGCGGGAGGGGGATGTCCTAGTTTgggaggggcaggatggggcagggcccCATTGAGGCAGAGCCCTTTGCTAGCCCCACGTTACACAAAGTTCCCTGACACAATCCCATTGGCCTGATTCGTGGCGCATCCCATTGCAAAGCTCTGTGTAAagggctccctgctctcagctcccGGCTCGCTCAGGGGCTGGGCTGCACTAGCCAAGTCCCATAGCACTTCCTGCTCGCTCTCGCCCTGCGTGGTGGGCAATTCTCTGCCCCTTCCCGGTTAGCATTCTTGGTGTGTTCCCTTCCTCAGCCCCTGGTGCCTGTGGCCCAGGGGGACAGTGATGCTGTGAACCTAGCCAGGGCCAGCTCCCACCTGCTCCCTCTGGTGCCGCAGGGAGTGGACGAGaaacccctcccttccccagcctcggagcagggcaggggggcccTCTTCCCTCAGacgcccctgccccagggacacTCACGTCGAACTCGAGGGCAAACTCGTACTTGAGCAGGTCATGGATGTACCAGCACTTCCCGAACCACctgcgagagagagagatgggaaggaggggcagggagctccGTCTGTTCAGCTTGACAGAGGCGCGTAAGAGGtgacatggggaacagaaatctgACAAGTGAAGGCTCTTCAGtgcagcagacaaaggtctaactagacccagtggctggaagctgaagtttaACTGTTGGAACCAAGGTAGTGAGGGATTCTCAATCACTGGCCATGTCAGACTCAAGACGGGATGTTttgctaaaagctctgctctggctcaAACAGGAATGAATTCCGGGAAGTCTCATGGCCATGCTTTGCAGGAGTTCAGATGACATGGTCATcatggtcctgtctggccttagCATCTATGACGCCTGCCAGCACCATCGTGGGCTGGCACCCACCAACTCCACCTGCTCTCATGGGAACAGGCCCCATGTGCAGTTGGAAGGGAAGGAGTGCGGCCACTAGTTacagagactgggagccaggactcctgggttttattcctggctctgccagagatTTGCTATGTGAGCGGCCGCACGtagcttccccatctgtaccgGGGGAACAGACCCCTGATCCACTCTTGGGGGTTAGCAGCTATAAACCAAGCCCTTTGGAAGCCAGCACCCTGGCCCCTTACAAGACCCAGGTGGAGTTAGCGTAGGAGGGAGTTAGGTAGTGTGGGTTTGGAAGAGCAGAATGGACCACTTGCACCTGCAGGGAGCCTGGGAAGCTGAGGAGGTAATTAGCTCACCAGCTGGATAGCTCTGGGAAGAAAGCAAGTAGTACAAAGGCTGAGCCTGGGGGCAGAAAAGGGGTTCTACAAAACTGCTGCTATGCTGTGATGTACCTGAGACATAAAGAGCAACTAAGACACTTGGGGGAGGCCCTGCTGGACCTTAATCCACAATGAGGGCTCCCAGGCAGGGTTTCCAGGAGTTGAAGGTGGCAGAGGCGGAGCTAACTAGCTGGATGGTGAGGGAGCTCTCTGCAtcgctgctgcagcctggccccGTTCTTGATGGCACTCAGTTGATCCAGGCTCCATCCCATCAAACTAATGAGTCCCTTCGTGTGTGGGCACATGGGGCACCGAAGCCAACAGAGCAACACTGCAGGCCAAGGCTTCTCTGACGTTGACAAAGCCTGGGACGTGGCAGCACCAcgggaggcaggcaggcaagcGGGGGTCCGTTCACAGCCCCGGGGTTGGCGGCTGGTAGTGAGAGCACGGGGCAGGCGTCTCTCTGCAGCGTCACTAACAGCTGGGCCGAAGCCGAGCCCCAGTAAGAGAATGGCAGAGTGGCACATAGGGGACTGATGTCTATCCTAGCCCCTGAGGAGCCCTGGGTGGAATGCGGGGGCGGCATAGGGAGTCATTAGCTCACCTGGCACTAGGTCACAACTCCAAGAGGAGCAGACGGACAAGCTACGACTGGCAGCCCATGGACATGTGGGGCACCCAGCTGCACTGTACTCCCTCCCGCTGGGCAGTACC belongs to Natator depressus isolate rNatDep1 chromosome 24, rNatDep2.hap1, whole genome shotgun sequence and includes:
- the UFC1 gene encoding ubiquitin-fold modifier-conjugating enzyme 1 isoform X1 encodes the protein MADEATRRVVAELPLLRTNAGPRDRELWVQRLKEEYQALIKYVENNKNADNDWFRLESNKEGTRWFGKCWYIHDLLKYEFALEFDIPVTYPSTAPEIAIPELDGKTAKMYRGGKICLTDHFKPLWARNVPKFGLAHLMALGLGPWLAVEIPDLIAKGLIEHKEK
- the UFC1 gene encoding ubiquitin-fold modifier-conjugating enzyme 1 isoform X2, with the translated sequence MADEATRRVVAELPLLRTNAGPRDRELWVQRLKEEYQALIKYVENNKNADNDWFRLESNKEGTRWFGKCWYIHDLLKYEFALEFDIPVTYPSTAPEIAIPELDGKTAKMYRLWEESQLLVDAAASGVEHGRCCSKHRKAAP